The DNA segment CAATGCCGTCGGTGCTGTTCTTTCCTTTGATGACATTGCGCTGGATCCCCTAGAACCTGACTCGACCCGGCCTTGGTACCACGCCGATTTTGGTGACACGCTTGACGTCGTTCCGCGTCAGCGCGCAGTGGTAGATGGTCGATACGACACGACGTTCGCTGGGCAGCGGATTGCAGCAATCAAGACGTTGTGGATTGAGCTCTGGGATGGGTCTTTTTTTGAAGCTGAGGCTTACGCAGCCGATGTCGGGCTCATCTCTCGCGATGTCTTTGATGGCCCGACCACAGCTCTCGGCTATGCGAACGTGGGCGGTCTGACATTTGGATCACCAATCGTGAACGTCGGTAGATCGGAAACCGTATTGCCAGCGCGTCGGTCCGGTGTATCAGTCTATCCCAATCCTACGGGCCACAGGACGACCATTGCCGTCGACATGGTGGAACCACAGAGAGTGACCCTCGAAGTGATCGATCTGCTGGGCAGGTCCGTGTCCCTCATCTCCTTCGGCCCCGGCAGCCACAAAGTCTCGCTGGACGCGGCCTCGCTGCCCGCTGGTGTGTACTTCGTCCGGCTGATGGCGGGAGACCGTGTGGAAACGAGAAGCCTAGTGGTGGCCCGGTAACGGCGTGATGGGGCCCGTCCTCGCTGATCCTCTTGACCGCTCAGGTGACACGTTCGTCCGTTTGGGTATCGCTGCTATCCGATCGCAACGGCATTCGTGGTCACGGCCAGCGCCGTAAGTACGTTGCGACTGTCCAGTGGACCATGTGAACCAGTCCCGCAAGACACCAGTGTGCCATACAAGGGGACCAGACGTTCCGAGACTCGAATGGTGTTGAGCAGAGATTGAGTCTCGGACGCTACCGTTCCCACGTGACATCGCTCTCCAGTGCCAGAAGGTTCTCCGACTGGATTGAGTTTGAGGTTCGGGAATGAGGAACGACCAAGTCAGTCGCACCGGAGTCTGTATCGTGTTTGCCGTGTTCGCGCTGACCTACACGGGCTGTGAACTGTCATCAAATCTCGACGGCGACAGCGAGGACGGTCAACCTATTTTCGAAGCGCGGACGGATAAGTCGGACTATGCAGCCGGAGAGCCGATCGAGCTGTCGCTTGTTGCAGCGAACATCACAGGAGACACTCTTTCGATTAGGCCCTTCGATCCCTGTATAGCCGCGTACCGATTTGACCGGTTCGACACGAAGGACTGGTTCGGATGCATCACCGGGTGGGGGAGAAGCGAAACCGATCTTGCCCCGGCAGAAGCCATTTTGTGGACGTGGACACATGATCCGACGATCCCGGGCTGGCCAGATCGAGACGGCGCCCAAACCGTTGAGGCATATCTAGAGAACCGAGGTAGTGCGCAGGCTGCTTTTCGGTCGGCGAGATACACTGGTGGCACGATTCAGATTCGCCGTGCTTCGGATGTGGCGACCGATGATCTGTCGTCCCTGCGGGATAGCCTCACGGCTACCGTACTCTTTCACGCCTATGCGCTTGAGAATTGGAAGATCGTTGGCGTCCACCCCGATTCCGCCGTTGCCGCCCTTTCAGACGACTCGCGGCTTCTATCTGTTGAGCGCATCATCAT comes from the Rhodothermales bacterium genome and includes:
- a CDS encoding T9SS type A sorting domain-containing protein, whose protein sequence is MRTVALIFSLGIAVSATAQDVIPDTLDARRYHPLEVRNEWHWTTTDFLFPVPSYERATVVGDTIANNRKYFVCVREFFDASFTLVRTFRSYLRYNAVGAVLSFDDIALDPLEPDSTRPWYHADFGDTLDVVPRQRAVVDGRYDTTFAGQRIAAIKTLWIELWDGSFFEAEAYAADVGLISRDVFDGPTTALGYANVGGLTFGSPIVNVGRSETVLPARRSGVSVYPNPTGHRTTIAVDMVEPQRVTLEVIDLLGRSVSLISFGPGSHKVSLDAASLPAGVYFVRLMAGDRVETRSLVVAR